Genomic window (Shewanella psychropiezotolerans):
CCCCCTATATTGAATTAATGGATGATTTTAAGGGGTGACAACAATCCTGACACAGGGGGGAGCTTAGATGTTGCTACTTTGCGTTTTGAATTTCCAAGCATAATATTCTCACAATAAACAGCCTGAAAAATAGGCTTGAGGGGTAATTCTATCTACCTTCTTAATTCTTCTCGAGTGTGATTTTTTTTAATGTGCTACACGACGGGGTGCCGAAAAATGGTCTTCATCCATTTGGGGTCAGTATTCGGACTATCGGATTTTTGGTGATGGCGTCGTCCAGGTGATCGGGAGCGAAGTGGGCATAGCGCATGGTGTCTTTGATATCGGAGTGTCCGAGTATCTGTTTTAGTACCAAGATATTGCCGCCGTTCATCATAAAATGGCTGTCAAACGTGTGCCGTAAGATATGCGTCATTTGTCTATCAGGGAACTGTAAGCCGGTTCGCATTATCGCTTGCTCAAAGGATCTCCTGCAGGGCCTGAATAATGGACCACGTACTCTGGGGAGCATGTCTGCTAACTCTTGGGCAATCGGTACCGTGCGGTTCTTTTTACCTTTGGTTTTACAAAGGTGATCCGATTGTGTGCAATTTGACTGCCGTGCAGCCCCTCGGCCTCTGACCAACGACAGCCGGTGGCTAAACAAATGAGTACGATGGTTTTCAGGTGTTTATATTTAGCGTTGTCACACTCGGTTAAAATAAGTGGAATTTCTTCCGGGTAGAGGAACGCCAGCTCGATGTCTTCTATTTTAAATTTCTCAAGACCCTCTAGCGGGTTGGGGTGTCTCCATTCACCGAGTTTTTTAAGCGTAGTGAAGACTGTATTTAAATAGGCATGTTCATGATTGACCGTGTGCGGCTTCACTTTATTCTTATTGCCCTGGGCATCTTCCACTTCCCCATCGAGTCGCATTTGGCGATAGTTAGCAAAGTCATTGACGCAGATCTTACTGGCAACAGGGTCGCCCATGGCATGACTAATCATAGTTAATTTAGCCATGCGCTGTTCGGGTTTGGTCAATTGACGCCCGTGAAGATCATGCCACTTCTTTATCAATTCTGACAATCGGCGGTGATCGACCTTTTCACCTAGCCAGGGTTTGTCATCAACTTTCTTCATGGTGAATAGCTCAAACGCGGCAGCCTCACCTTTAGTGGCAAACTTTTTACGGATACGTTTACCGTGCCGTCCATGGGGGTAGCATTCACATAGCCACGGTTTGTTAGTGTCGTTTTTGAGATTACGGATAGACATAGTGATATCAACGCCAAAAGGAGTGGTGCTCAAAACTCATTGTCGAACTCAAAAATGTGCCTTTGAGTCGCAATAATGAGAGCCCGATTTTCTCTGCTCATTCGCTGAGGCGTTTTCCTACTACGCTCAACGTGCTGGCATTGATTGGTGTATTTGTAGGTCATAGTTTGGTTTCTTAATGGATAGACTCTGCCTATTTCATCTGTCAAAGCTTGTCCAATACTGTCAATTCTCTCAACGTCGACGTGTACGAATGTGAAGCCTCACATGGTCAATAATCAAAGCCTATCTGAGTGTACTCAGGCGACAGCATGTTGATTTGGTCCTCATTAGCAAAAAATAGCTGTGTTATATGCTAAGGGCAGCCAATCGCGGCAAACAGCTAACTGTATCCTTTCAGCACCGCTTGACGTTGCGTCAGCCAACTCATCTCTACTTGACGCAGCAGATTTTGCTCCTCAATCCATCGACCTATCCCCGTTGCCCCCGCCAGATAACGGCTACGGGCGATGGCTGCTGCCTGACGTGCAAGCACTAACTGCTGTTTTTGTACCGATTCTTGATCACGATTGAAGCGTAAGTTGCTGATGGCATCATCCACTTCCAGTAACGCTTTATATAAACGCTCGGTAAACGCCGTCTCGGCTTGCTGATAAGCTAAATTCGCCCGGCTTGCTGATTGGTGCGCTTTGCGGTACTCGAGAAAGGGGAGCGTCAATCCTGCCCCCAAGATTCAGTCGGTGATATTTTTGTTGAAGGTCATGAAGATGAGATGCTGGTTCAGGAATTCGATCACATCGTTACCGTGCCAACCGATCCACAGTCGGGTCAGCCTTCAGGTCAGCGTATCCACAAGCCATTTAAGTTCACAGTGGCACTGAATAAGGCCGTCCCGTTGATGTATAACTCATTGGCATCGGGTGAGAAGATCACCGAAGTTGAATTGAAGTGGTATCGCACTTCTGTTGAAGGTAAGCAAGAGCATTACTTCAGCACTAAGCTCGAAGGCGCCACTATCATCGACATTAAGTGTCACATGCCTCATTGTCAGGATCCAAGCAAGGCTGACTTCACTCAGCTGATCACTGTGTCTATGGCATACCGTAAGATCGATTGGGACCATACAACTGCAGGTACTTCAGGCTCAGATGATTGGCGTAAGCCGATCGAAGCTTAATCAGCCATTAAGTTAACTCATCCGTTGCCCCTATGTTTCGGCGTAATACTCGCTTGAACCCGTCGTTTAAGCCTGTCGTTCGGATCATAGGGGCGGCCAAATGAGAATAAGCAGGGGCTGATCACGCCCCTGCTTATTTTATTTTTCAAATGTTAATACCCAAGTAAAAGACCATAGCCTTTAGGGAAATGGATCGGTCCAGATAGGGAGGGTTATATTTCCCTAAAGATTATTTCAATCGGCATTTAGCAAGGCACAAGTTGGCTACATGCGCTTAGGATACAACATCAATAGATAAGGATATTGTCATGGGGCTTTTAGGATCAGGTTTACGTTTTCACTTCAGTGCCAAAGGTCTGGATGAAACCAGTTTAGATGTGGTTGATTTCAGCTTGACTGAGAGTTTGTCGACCCCATTTGAAGTGACGCTCAACCTGCTAAGCCGATTAGATGATCTCACCCCCGCGTCTATCGTAGACCAAACAGGCTTACTCACCTTGACGCTAGATGGCGATATACAGCGTCAGGTACACGGTATTGTGAGTCAATTCAGTAAAGGCGATACCGGCCACCATCATACGCAATACGAGCTGACCTTAGTGCCTGCACTGTCCAGACTTAAATTGAGACGCAACAGCCGAATTTTTCAACAAAAAAGCGTGCTGGATATTATGGCAACCTTGTTAGATGAGATGGGCCTAAAAGAGTATGGTTTTAACTGTGATCCAAGGTTCGAGTCTGAAGTGCGTGAGTACTGTGTCCAATATCGTGAGACCGATTTTGAGTTTATCAGTCGTCTGGCGGCTGAAGTGGGGTTGTTTTACTTTTTCGAACACACCAAAGACAGCCACACGCTGATATTTTGTGACAGCACCAGTAAATTAACCGGCCTGGCAGTGCCTTTTCCTTACAATGCTGTCAGTGGGGGAGTGATTGATGTTCCCTATGTTGAGGCGTTCAGCTTTCAACATCAAATTAAACCTGCCACTGTGACCCTTAAGGATCACAGCTTTAAGAAACCACAGTACAGTTTCCTGCAGACCAGTACGGGAAAAGAACTGGATTTTCAACGTCAGGATTACGAGCACTTCGACTATCCGGGACGCTATAAGGATGATGCCGCTGGGATCCCGTTCACTCAGGTGCGCCAAGAGTACCTGCGCCGTGATGCACAAGTTGCCAGTGGTAAAAGCAACATTATGCAGGCCATCTGCGGTTTTAAATTTGATCTGATGGAACACAGTGATAGCGCGCTAAATCGTGACTGGGTCATTACCGGGGTTAAGCATACCGGCGAACAGGGGGCCGCAGCGGAAGAGGCCAATACTCAAAAGC
Coding sequences:
- a CDS encoding tyrosine-type recombinase/integrase, with product MRTGLQFPDRQMTHILRHTFDSHFMMNGGNILVLKQILGHSDIKDTMRYAHFAPDHLDDAITKNPIVRILTPNG
- a CDS encoding phage integrase; translated protein: MSTTPFGVDITMSIRNLKNDTNKPWLCECYPHGRHGKRIRKKFATKGEAAAFELFTMKKVDDKPWLGEKVDHRRLSELIKKWHDLHGRQLTKPEQRMAKLTMISHAMGDPVASKICVNDFANYRQMRLDGEVEDAQGNKNKVKPHTVNHEHAYLNTVFTTLKKLGEWRHPNPLEGLEKFKIEDIELAFLYPEEIPLILTECDNAKYKHLKTIVLICLATGCRWSEAEGLHGSQIAHNRITFVKPKVKRTARYRLPKS
- a CDS encoding TolC family protein, with the translated sequence MTLPFLEYRKAHQSASRANLAYQQAETAFTERLYKALLEVDDAISNLRFNRDQESVQKQQLVLARQAAAIARSRYLAGATGIGRWIEEQNLLRQVEMSWLTQRQAVLKGYS
- a CDS encoding Hcp family type VI secretion system effector; this translates as MRFAVLEKGERQSCPQDSVGDIFVEGHEDEMLVQEFDHIVTVPTDPQSGQPSGQRIHKPFKFTVALNKAVPLMYNSLASGEKITEVELKWYRTSVEGKQEHYFSTKLEGATIIDIKCHMPHCQDPSKADFTQLITVSMAYRKIDWDHTTAGTSGSDDWRKPIEA
- a CDS encoding type VI secretion system Vgr family protein gives rise to the protein MGLLGSGLRFHFSAKGLDETSLDVVDFSLTESLSTPFEVTLNLLSRLDDLTPASIVDQTGLLTLTLDGDIQRQVHGIVSQFSKGDTGHHHTQYELTLVPALSRLKLRRNSRIFQQKSVLDIMATLLDEMGLKEYGFNCDPRFESEVREYCVQYRETDFEFISRLAAEVGLFYFFEHTKDSHTLIFCDSTSKLTGLAVPFPYNAVSGGVIDVPYVEAFSFQHQIKPATVTLKDHSFKKPQYSFLQTSTGKELDFQRQDYEHFDYPGRYKDDAAGIPFTQVRQEYLRRDAQVASGKSNIMQAICGFKFDLMEHSDSALNRDWVITGVKHTGEQGAAAEEANTQKPTRYHNEFTAIPASLPWQAKPNAKPLVTGPQMAVVVGPENEEIFCDEFGRVKVQFPWDRYGLCDDKSSCWIRVSQGWAGGQYGMMAIPRIGHEVIVSFLEGDPDQPIITGRAFHATNLPPYILPNHKTRTVWRTNSHKGEGFNELRFEDEASREQIYLHGQKDMDIVINNIHRENIGYDQHVTVDHDKFEQIKNHRHTTIGQDELGEVGRDHQLLIGRNFIHRVLGMVKRYIGGGIITQIDGASQTNIAASEEKIIGASQQIKVNKDSYLTASKIILDAGQELTIKGPGGFIKIDAGGVTISGNKVKINEGGSPGAGTAPSAVAPDEPTKPSIPEPADKR